One window of Pyrus communis chromosome 12, drPyrComm1.1, whole genome shotgun sequence genomic DNA carries:
- the LOC137709958 gene encoding uncharacterized protein: MAIDMEITTLEVYGYSKLLMNQLLTEYEVRKYDLVPYFWPATQLLQKFEAVMLEHVPGKENQMADALANLALSMALREDESVDVPVWREWVILLVIERLLDDINIISILLVDTEVWKQLLIDYLEHVKLPDDPRHYSKIRQQALHFLYYKGALYRHFFEAVLISCLGEDEADQVMEEAYSSMCGAH, encoded by the coding sequence ATGGCGATTGACATGGAAATCACAACGCTAGAAGTGTATGGCTACTCCAAGCTCCTAATGAATCAACTCTTGACAGAATATGAAGTGAGGAAatatgatctcgtcccatacttctgGCCAGCAACTCAACTACTACAAAAGTTTGAGGCTGTGATGCTAGAACATGTTCcaggaaaagaaaatcaaatggcggACGCTCTCGCTAACTTAGCCTTAAGTATGGCGCTAAGAGAAGACGAATCTGTAGACGTGCCAGTTTGGCGAGAATGGGTGATTCTACTCGTCATTGAAAGGCTACTAGATGACATAAACATCATCTCAATACTTCTAGTCGATACTGAAGTGTGGAAACAACTGCTAATCGACTACTTGGAGCATGTAAAGCTTCCGGATGATCCTAGACACTACTCTAAAATACGTCAACAAGCACTTCACTTCCTCTACTACAAAGGAGCACTCTACCGACACTTTTTTGAAGCAGTACTTATAAGTTGCCTAGGTGAGGATGAAGCCGATCAAGTCATGGAAGAAGCATACTCAAGCATGTGTGGGGCGCATTAA